A window of Scylla paramamosain isolate STU-SP2022 chromosome 36, ASM3559412v1, whole genome shotgun sequence genomic DNA:
GTGAATGTATCATGATTCATTGAATCATGAACTTGAACATCAATAAGACTCCACCACTTTGTAAAATTATGAAGTGGGcacctcttcttgttttcaccTTAGGGACCAAAACTCCCTCTAAGGTCATCTGGCACTTTGCCACACATTCATTTTGATTTATTCAGGTTTCATCCAGATATATTTCTGGTCATGGATTATCTAATTGCCTGTTTTCTTGGAGATTTCACAAGTATTTGCACTGTGCCAGCACAATATCATCTCTCTCCATAAGGATTTTCTGCCCactgtttacttttttgtagCAGAAGCCCATCTTCTTTATAATTTTGTGGAATGAGTCCTCGACCCCTGAAAGCTCACCAgggcttccttcaccttttcaaaAATAGTCATAAGCAACGGGATCTCACCTCtcataaaataattaaattattcAGCAAACACTGGTTTCATCAAAGTTGTCGATGCTGTTCATAATGGGTGCAGTTTTCCGCCTCTTTGGAAGGGGTGAGTCaagtcttcccttctttaattcCCTCTTAAAATGCTGGACAAAACTGTTTGTATCTCAAGCTCTGTCTCATTCATAGTTGTATGTACTATTCATAGGTAATCCAAGAAACAAAGCACCATGGTCCTACACTGGCTGTTGTAAAGACGTCTGCTCCTTCCACAATCTTCATTCTCAGCCATTACTGGGGGTATGAATCACCAACCTtgcaaaaatataaattaataaataattaattgtaTCAAACAGATtagttatttatgttatttttaccATCAATAATATAGACTTTATTTATATTGTAATAAAATTGTTTTTGCTATAAATGCATCCTTGTATACATACCAGACATTGTCTATGAAGGAATCAGGGCGGGCAATGGAGCTCTGCTCTTTGCTGAAGTGAATGCTACTGCTAACTGACACATCTCCCCTCGTGCCAGCTTTTATACACAGCTTTTATATACATACCTGACTCACCTGGCATTCATGGAAAAAGACCCATCAAAATGCATGTGTGACCACAACCTGAGCACACAACTGTATGTATGAAGGGGAGGGGTGTTATTTCTCACAATGCCATAAATGGCTCACTCTTTCCTCACCAATAATTTctatgtggaagagagagagagagagagagagagagagagagagagagagagagagagagagagagagagagagagagagagagagagagagagagagagagagagagagagagagactttaaggATGGAGCAGAATATTCATAATCATTGGTGCTACAAAACAAAGTATGAATGAGGGAATGACAGCATAAAACACTAAGAGACAATATATGCAGGTGTGCGCATGTTTGATGAtataaatgaaagtgaaaagagatgaagaaggaaataacagaaTGAAGACAGGCAAAATGACTCCAGACCCTTCACTGCCTCACCTCATTCACCACACATCCAACCACTCTCTTGCCACCTGTCTATTCCTCTCACAGGTGTGAAAGAGTTTTAAGGTCATGCCCCCTCACCTCATTTTCCAACCCCTCTTCCAGCCACCTTCACATGGCACCCTCTGAGTGTCCAGTAAAGCATCAAGCCTCATCCTATTTTAATAAAGTATACCAACTTACATAATGTTCCTCAAacacatgtgcacacacacgcacacacacacacacacacacacacacacacacacacacaaagataattaagaaataaaaaaaaatcaggataaaataaaataatacacaaacaaataaattaaaataatgaaagacaagaaggcagaagtgagggaggcaaggcaaggcttggtgagatacacacacacacacacacacactcttcttaATCCTCTCCTGGGATAAGACTCCCAGCATCTGaggtcttcaccaccaccaacaccacaccttTCTTCACAAGGGaagaagcgaggaggaggaggaggaggtagtaggcacctgccgaaatgataattactcccagtgaagtctaaagcactggatcagggggtgctgtgaacttatcattaaacccatctgtgacctcattgaacatttccctttatgtctcacaacacaagtcacaacctaccctctaaagacaactctacctccacacaaaacaacaagcacctaataacacacacacccttcactcaaaatttcaaaattatcatggcgactcctacaccagcctcagagtccccatctggggacgGGACCACAAGTGTCCCCATGTCAAACTGcccttctgataacgaccctaagtgcctcaactttttcttcattaacttctgcaacattcacagtttaagatctaattttcaatctgtagaacaccacctctcctcttctaaacctcatcttcttttcctcactgaaactcaggtgtctgaggcaactgactgtagccacttttctgttccctcctactttctctatcctcattttcaatccaaagctggatgttgtgtttatgtatgcaacgacttaacctgctctcatacccacactcttgaatcttctgagttttccaccatctggctatgactacagagtcactctcaaaaactaaatttatctgtgctgtatacctctcacctaactcctctaactataagaaattctttgactacttaactttcaaagtggagcacattctgactctcttctcttttgcagagatctccattcttggagacttatatgttcaccaccagctttggctttcctctcccttcactgaccactgGTGAACttgccttcaactttgctatcctccatgatctagagcaactggtgcaacaccctactcgtattcctgaccatcttggagattagcccaacattcttgaacttttcctgacctctaatccttctgcttatgctgtcaccctctcttttccattggcctcctcccatcacaatctcatatctgtatcttgtcctatcgctccaatccctcctcaggataacccctaagcaaaggtgcctctggcattttgcctctgctagctggggagacctgaggaggtattttgctgattttccttggaatgactactgcttccatgtcagagatccatctttgtgtgccgagcgcataacagaggtgatagtgtcttgcATGGAGGTGTTCATTCCTCACTCTTATTCTCGACCTAAaacttccaaatcttggtttaacactgcttgttctcatgctatatatgatagacaGGTGGCCCACAAACCAACCCTCTTTTGAGAGTTGGCAAGGGATCCGGGAGGGGGGCGCAAACTTGGAGTAGATGTCTGTATACGGATAACAGACTACACACAGAAATTGAAAAGACAGTGTTTATTTAATTGGCCAGGCGGGGAATAAAGGGTGGCAGGCGGAAAAGGGCAAGGTCACCGGGAGCGAGGCTAGATGGCAAGGTGATTCATGCAGAGAAAGAGGTGAGTTACGGGTCACTTTGCCACTGGAGATAGGACCGTCACCACCGTGCACACACGACAAACTGGGCTGACCAGGTTACCAAGGGTCAGGGAGCAACGAGACCAAGGACAATGGTTGGGTTGGCCAGGGTACCAAGGGCCAGAGAGAAACGAGACCGAGAACAAAGGTGGGTTTCATTAcagttgcatctctagctgtcttctaccactattttcatactaactgctcttttgatcttgctaactgcatgcctcccctccttgtGTCTtgtgcagcctcactgcacaagactttcttctttctctcacctctattctgtccacctttctaatgcaagagttaaccagtattctcaatcattcatccctttctctggcaaactccagaactccctgcctgcttctgtatttacacCTCCCTATTGTAACATGATTATGCGCATGTTAAGTTAAGTTTATTTTACGTTCGTGCTACCCGTCAGTGGTatggttccaatattatttgttttatttctcttaatatACTTCTTATTGTATGCTGAACGAGTTTACACcaactatgtatgtatttgtccgTAAATTGTGTATTTGATATTTGATGTGATAAAAATACTGTATAAGTAGACTACAATGGATTTGTTAAAGAGTATAGTTTATGCGGAGTGGCACACGGTTGTTGTGGAGGCCCGCGCGGCCTGATATAGACACTGACAGACAGGAGAGTGAGACAAGTGGAGACGGTTTGCTAGCTACGGGTCTCCCTCGTAGGACTCGGGAATAAGGTCGCCCCTCCTGTTCTATAGACTGTAAGTGTTATAACCTTTACATGATTATTGTTCAGGGTTATCTTCATAGTAGTTACAATTTGCTTCATGTGCTCAACATTATTTCTGTACCACTTGTTATCAATCCTGGGTTATTAGTGCCTATGATTGTGTTTATTAAATTATACTAATCATATGATCAGGGAATGAGATATTGACATGTCTGTGGTTTGTAGGGTTATGAAAGTGAGACGTCAGTGGATTACCTATCAATTATCAAAGCACCAGTGACGTATCCGGCTGTTGGGGATTCCACGCCATAGTATTTTCAACACAACTGACGCTGGCAATGTTGTGAGTGTTATGGttattgtgtatttgtgtgatttttgtCATGCTATGATTTACAGTGATATGTATGAGGATTTTCTGAGCTTTATAATGATGTGAGTCACACAGGgtatttatccattgtttgggAGGTTTATCATATTGTGAACTGCAGAGATATTTTTGTGATTTCTGTACTTATTATACTATGAGGTACATGGGAACTATTCAAGGTCTGATCATGTTATGTAgtgattatttttgtatttttagtgtttctacgCTCATATGATTTTACCATGATTTGGTATCGGGCTGATTTATCCTGGACCCACAGGTTGGAACGCTACAATAAATGTTGCAACACATTGCTCGCCTGTGGATTGCCCTAACGCTACATTCCAACAACACCCACAACCATGCCCAAGACGGAGGACCTTGAGCGCCGACGGAGACTACGAGGGACAGCCCGTGGAAAGCTAACTAGGAAGTGTAACCTACTCTCTGAGCAAGTGAAGCAGGGTAAGCCATCTAGCATTATTGAGGATTATTATGAGGAAGTAAAGGACGCTTTTCGGGAACTCGAGAGACGACACGAGGATGTGATGGACGCATTATGTGAGAgtgatcaagaggaggaggactttaaTGGAAAACTTAAGAATGAAGAACAGTATATAGTTCAGGCAGAATTGTTGAAGACAGGTGCTTGTGAGACTTTATTACAGctatgtaaaaaggaaaaggagacagcCTTAACAGATAGTGCAACTAAGGTTAAGGTGAAGCCAATAGAACCTCCTAAATTTGAAGGTGACATACGCCAATACCAGACATTTCGCAGCAACTATGATAAAATAATGACTGTCAATTATGGGGAAAATGCCTTTGCCTTAAAACAGTGCTTATCAGGTGAAGCGCTAAGTGTAGTACATGGAGTAGATGATGATTACAAGGAAATGTTCCGTCGTCTTGACCAAAGGTATGCTGATCCAGTTAGATTGACAGATACTGTTATCAACCAACTGCAAGAATTAAAGCCAATTGCTGAAGGCAATACTGGTAAATTTGTAGAAACCGTGGAAGTCATAGAAAAGTGCTGGACTGACATGAGTAAAAATAATTTAGAAGTACAGATGTCCACTGTAATTGTGATAAGCTTAATTGAGAAAATACTTCCACCCCAACAAAAAAGAGAGTGGACTAAGATCTACCAAAATCTGTCAAATAAAGTAAATGCTTTTCCTGAGTTGTTAAAGtatttgaaggaagaaaagaatgtccTTGATTATATAGACAAAGATGTTCGTAAGAGGTCACATAATTCCAAGGCTACTGTTCATAGTGTAgaggtaaaagaggatgacagtCAAATTATGAGAACATTGCAAAAGTTGCAACTTCAACAAGCAGAACATCAGGCTAACATGGAAAGTATAATGCAGAAGTTCACTCAAACACTATCTAGTGGGGGTTCACAGGTTGGACGTCATAGACAAAACTACGGAAACCCCAACTTTTGTTGGTATCACAATTCTGATTCGCACACTATCAGTCGCTGTAACACATTTCATAATTTGGAACCCTCAAACAAGATGGAGGTTTTACGGAAGAACCATGTTTGTTTTCACTGTTTGGCAATGGGACACAGTTCTAAGGATTGTCAGGAAAAACGCAGTTGCTACATGAAGTTAGGAAATGGTAATGTTTGTGGTAAGCCACATCATCCGAGACTTCACTATTTGCTTTATCAAAATGATATTAATATTCACACCAACAAGTCAGATGGTTGTACTTTGCTGATGATTGGTCAAGTTAACTGTAAAGATGACTCATTAGTAACTCTTTTTGATCCCGGCAGTACAAGTAGCTTGGTGACTCATCGCAAAGCACGGGACTTAGGATTATGTGGCACACCATATAACATCACTATGACAACAGTTGGAAATGTAAGTGATACTGTATTCACTAAAATGTATAAAATGCCTCTTGTAGATgagacaggtaaacaatatttaaTACAATGTGTAGGAATGGATGAAATCACTTCAGAAGTTAATCCAGTCCCTATGGACATAATTCTTTCTCAGTTAGGAGTTTCTCAGTCAATGCATATTTTCCGTCCTCATGGGAGAGTTGATCTTTTGATTGGTGCTGACAGTTGTGACATCATTCCTACAACTGTTAAAACTGTAGGGAAATTGCAACTCATGAAAGGTCCCTTCGGCTATTGTGTCAGAGGATCGCACCCAGAACTCAAAAATGAATATACAGAGCACTATGTGGCTCAAGTAAACCACATGTCCTTAACATCTAACACTTTTGAAATTCAAGGGGAGATCTGTAGAACTTTTAAGGAGGATATAGATAATTTGTTTGCAATGGATCACCTAGGCACAAATTGTAGACCCAAATGTACCAATTGCATTAACTGTAAAGACTGCAATAGAGAGACGCACATAactgtaaaggaagaagaagaaatgaaattgATTCTCAGTGGACTTGAAtatcaggagaaagagaagacctgGACTGTACATTACCCTTGGATTAAAGATCCACATCATTTGCCGAATAATTTTGGGGTAGCACTAATGAAACTTAAAGGTACGGAAAAGCGACTGAAGAAGTTGGGCAGTAGGTCAACAGAAAATTACAAGGTACAAATTGATGACATGTTAAAGAGAGGTGTTGCTAGAAAACTAAATAGGGAGGAGTTAAATTGGTACAAAGGTCCAGTGCACTATTTGTCTCATCATGAGGTGTTGAAACAAAGTTCAGCTTCCACCCCTACTCGCATTGTATTTAATGCTTCTGCCTCATATAATGGTCATGTGCTGAATAATTATTGGGCTAAGGGTCCCAATGTAATGAACAGTCTTTTTGGTCTTTTACTTAGATTCAGAGAAGGTTCCATAGCATTTGTTGGAGATATAGCCAAGATGTTTAATAGCATCAGGTTATCTGAATTTGACAGTCACGTACACAGGTTTCTTTGGCGAGACTTTGAGGATCGGGCCCCAGACCACTATGCCCTCACAGCAGTTCCCTTTGGAGACATTTGTAGTCCGGCTATTGCTATACTTGCTATGAGACAAACAGCTGAGAAATGCAAGGAGGAATTCCCTGAAGCAGCCAACGTAATTGTGCAAGATAGTTACATGGATGATATCATACATAGCATGAATGATACAGAGAAGGCTAGTCAGATCATAAAGGATGTTGAGCTTATTCTGAACCGTGGAAACTTTCACATGAAGGAGTGGATCATAAGTGGGAAGACCCAAGTTGGAAATGATGTGGACTTGTCAGGTATACCAGGAGAAAAGGTTCTGGGATTAGTATGGAACCCTGTAGAAGATGAAATAAGTttcaagatgaaaatgaaaagtacgTGTAAACAGACTTGCAGTGTTGAAGTTAAGAGTAATTCCGATGAACCACAAAATCCACTAACTAAAAGAAAGGCTCTTAGTTACATATCAACAATATTTGATCCCATGGGGTTTGTTACACCAGTGACTTTACGTGGTAAACTGTTGATGAGACAAATCATTGAGTACATTG
This region includes:
- the LOC135090819 gene encoding uncharacterized protein LOC135090819, which encodes MPKTEDLERRRRLRGTARGKLTRKCNLLSEQVKQGKPSSIIEDYYEEVKDAFRELERRHEDVMDALCESDQEEEDFNGKLKNEEQYIVQAELLKTGACETLLQLCKKEKETALTDSATKVKVKPIEPPKFEGDIRQYQTFRSNYDKIMTVNYGENAFALKQCLSGEALSVVHGVDDDYKEMFRRLDQRYADPVRLTDTVINQLQELKPIAEGNTGKFVETVEVIEKCWTDMSKNNLEVQMSTVIVISLIEKILPPQQKREWTKIYQNLSNKVNAFPELLKYLKEEKNVLDYIDKDVRKRSHNSKATVHSVEVKEDDSQIMRTLQKLQLQQAEHQANMESIMQKFTQTLSSGGSQVGRHRQNYGNPNFCWYHNSDSHTISRCNTFHNLEPSNKMEVLRKNHVCFHCLAMGHSSKDCQEKRSCYMKLGNGNVCGKPHHPRLHYLLYQNDINIHTNKSDGCTLLMIGQVNCKDDSLVTLFDPGSTSSLVTHRKARDLGLCGTPYNITMTTVGNVSDTVFTKMYKMPLVDETGKQYLIQCVGMDEITSEVNPVPMDIILSQLGVSQSMHIFRPHGRVDLLIGADSCDIIPTTVKTVGKLQLMKGPFGYCVRGSHPELKNEYTEHYVAQVNHMSLTSNTFEIQGEICRTFKEDIDNLFAMDHLGTNCRPKCTNCINCKDCNRETHITVKEEEEMKLILSGLEYQEKEKTWTVHYPWIKDPHHLPNNFGVALMKLKGTEKRLKKLGSRSTENYKVQIDDMLKRGVARKLNREELNWYKGPVHYLSHHEVLKQSSASTPTRIVFNASASYNGHVLNNYWAKGPNVMNSLFGLLLRFREGSIAFVGDIAKMFNSIRLSEFDSHVHRFLWRDFEDRAPDHYALTAVPFGDICSPAIAILAMRQTAEKCKEEFPEAANVIVQDSYMDDIIHSMNDTEKASQIIKDVELILNRGNFHMKEWIISGKTQVGNDVDLSGIPGEKVLGLVWNPVEDEISFKMKMKSTCKQTCSVEVKSNSDEPQNPLTKRKALSYISTIFDPMGFVTPVTLRGKLLMRQIIEYIDENGRKLDWDDPLPEEFIGKWYKFCHDMHELGTIKLPRCICNAELVEPTLILFNDASTLAYSACAYARWRVGKDKYQSKLLAAKSRLAPIKTQTIPRLELSSAVLSVRLRNTIMNETNIRFDHVHHFTDSEIVLSQITKHNIKAGTYVANRIVEIKESSLSNEWHWISTEVNIADLMTRSSKFVDMGPTSCWQCGPTFLELPFSQWPMKSISPTPEIKSIINTAEVNNWHINDCNMFDIDRFNSYRKIIGVTARVLNALHARSFKGILASPTVDQLKQAEILWIKRAQISLTDNWEKRFKRLGPFCKDGIIYVGSRIAAWLKNNYNNEAFILLPTKHRLTEVCIKDIHDKDHGGIESTLCKLQAKFWIPQARKLIKSVKSRCVTCRRLEKQVIGQSMGPVPEERLKPSPPFYHSALDLFGPLMIKDTVKGRCKKKVYGVVVNCLSTRASYVDLVEGYDTDSLITTLRRFTAIRGFPHSMYSDHGSQLKLASKEVCFLTQDQEKLSQFSREGGMEWKFTKSADAPWENGCSEAMVKLVKRVMTRVIGDSTLTFGELQSAMFEIANMLNERPIGMKNGSDCTKGSYLCPNDLILGRASVHTPEGVFDSSTNTRTRQRFINAIVKSFWKKWMMHYFSTLIVQQKWHCEKRNLRVGDIVLVQDSNNLKGHWKLAEVCQVLPSSDGKVRDVQIRYKLQSGNSMYKGHQDIKVNRSVHKLVLILPIEEQ